The Rhodospirillales bacterium region TCAAGCGCGAAGGGGCGGGCGTCGCCATCACCGTCGATTGCGGCACCGGCGCGCATACGGCGCTGGCGGCGGCTCGCGCCGACGGTCTCGACGTGATCGTCGCCGACCATCACGCGGCCGAGGCCGACTTGCCGCCGGCCTTCGCCGTGGTCAATCCCAACCGCCTCGACGACGGGAGCGGACAGGGGATGCTCGCCGCCGTCGGCGTGGTGTTCCTGATGCTGGTCGGCCTCAATCGCGCGCTGCGCGCCGCCGGGTGGTTCAAAACGCGCCCCGAGCCCGACCTGCTGCAATGGCTCGACATTGTCGCGCTCGGCACCGTGTGCGACGTGGTGCCGCTTACGGGACTCAACCGCGCGCTGGTGACGCAGGGGCTCAAGGTGATGGCCGGGCGGGGCAACGCCGGGATTGCCGCTCTCGCCGACGTCGCCGGTCTCGCCGAGCCGCCGGAGGCGTATCACGCCGGGTTCGTGCTCGGGCCCCGGGTCAACGCCGGCGGGCGGATCGGCGCGCCCGACCTCGGCGCCCGCATCCTCGCGACCGACGACGCGGCCGAGGCGGCGGAATTGGCGCGCAAGCTCGACGCCCTCAACCGCGAGCGCCAGGCGATCGAAGCGCGCGTGCTGGAAGACGCGATCGCCGCGATCGAGGCCGAGGGCGGCGCGCACGCGCTCGCCTTCGCCGCGGGCGAAGGCTGGCACCCGGGCGTGGTCGGCATCGTCGCCGCGCGCCTCAAGGAACGCTACAACGTGCCCGCGTGCGTGGTCGCGCTCGCGGGCGAAACCGGCACCGGTTCGGGCCGCTCGGTCGCGGGCGTCGATCTCGGCGCCTGCGTGATCGCCGCGCGCCAGGCGGGCCTGCTGCTGAAGGGCGGCGGGCACGCCATGGCCGCCGGCTTCACGGCCACGCGCGACCAATTGCCCGCCTTGCGCGCGTTCCTGGAGGAACGCATCGCCGCCCGGGTGCGCGAAGCGCGGATCGTGCCGACGTTGTCCTTCGACGGATCGCTCCGGCCCGACGGCGCGACGGCGGAACTGGCCGAAGCGCTCGCCCGCGTCGGGCCGTTCGGCTCGGGCAATCCCGAGCCGCGTTTCGCGCTGCCGGCCGCGCGCATCGGCTTCGCCGCGCCCGCCGGGGACGCGCACGTGCGCCTGGCCATTTCGCCCGACGGTCCCGGCCGGCCGTTGAAGGCGATCGCGTTTCGCT contains the following coding sequences:
- the recJ gene encoding single-stranded-DNA-specific exonuclease RecJ, with product MTAIPATDLRNRANGEAAYLGVDASLTGRRWQLRASDGRAALALAQRFGLPEIVGRVLAGRGVGLDQVAAFLNPTLRAALPDPSRLKDMDRACERLAAAVMGGEAIAVFGDYDVDGATSTALLSRYLKAVGARVRIYIPDRIAEGYGPNAPALARLKREGAGVAITVDCGTGAHTALAAARADGLDVIVADHHAAEADLPPAFAVVNPNRLDDGSGQGMLAAVGVVFLMLVGLNRALRAAGWFKTRPEPDLLQWLDIVALGTVCDVVPLTGLNRALVTQGLKVMAGRGNAGIAALADVAGLAEPPEAYHAGFVLGPRVNAGGRIGAPDLGARILATDDAAEAAELARKLDALNRERQAIEARVLEDAIAAIEAEGGAHALAFAAGEGWHPGVVGIVAARLKERYNVPACVVALAGETGTGSGRSVAGVDLGACVIAARQAGLLLKGGGHAMAAGFTATRDQLPALRAFLEERIAARVREARIVPTLSFDGSLRPDGATAELAEALARVGPFGSGNPEPRFALPAARIGFAAPAGDAHVRLAISPDGPGRPLKAIAFRCLDTDLGRALLAAQGGVLHLAGKLRLDTWNGAAGVQLVVEDAALP